Proteins encoded within one genomic window of Hemiscyllium ocellatum isolate sHemOce1 chromosome 27 unlocalized genomic scaffold, sHemOce1.pat.X.cur. SUPER_27_unloc_24, whole genome shotgun sequence:
- the LOC132807780 gene encoding zinc finger protein 239-like, with protein sequence MVKPEDSHTVEKPWKCCDCGRGFHAPSVLEIHRRSHTGERPFSCPECGKGFTCSSHLLDHRRVHTGEKPFSCPECGKGFTYSSHLLAHQRVHAGERPFPCSECGKAFSKSSDLLKHQRVHRGERPFSCPECGKAFSDSSILLRHQWVHIGKRPFSCPECRKGFTRSSALLTHLRVHTGEKPFSCPECRMAFSRSSHLLRHQRVHTGERPYSCLQCGKCFTQPSNLLTHQRIHTRERPFSCSECGKGFAVSSNLVAHRRVHTGERPFSCPECGKAFSNSSALLRHQRVHTGEKPFSCPECGKGFTRSSTLLTHQRVHTGERPFSCPECRKAFSDSSALLKHQRVHTGERPFSCPECGKRFTFSRNLRKHQRGHQRSQQSDSTADTAMSNPQD encoded by the coding sequence ATGGTTAAACCAGAGGACTCCCACAccgtggagaaaccgtggaagtgttgcGACTGCGGGAGAGGCTTCCATGCCCCATCTgtcctggagattcatcggcgaagtcacaccggggagaggccattctcctgccccgagtgcggaaaaggctttacctgctcctcccacctgctggacCACCGccgagtccacactggggagaagccattctcctgccctgagtgtgggaagggcttcacctactcctcccacctgctggcccaccagcgcgTCCACGCTGGGGAAAGGCCCTtcccctgctctgagtgtgggaaggccttcagcaaatcctcggacctgctgaagcaccaacGAGTCCacagaggggagaggccattcagctgccctgagtgcgggaaggccttcagtgattcctcgattctgctgaggcaccagtgggtccacatcgGGAAAAGGCCGTTCTCGtgccctgagtgcaggaagggcttcacccgctcttcTGCTCTGCTGACCCATCTGCGGGTCCACACGGGTGAAAAGCCCTttagctgccccgagtgcaggatgGCCTTCAGCAggtcttcccacctgctgaggcatcagcgagtccacactggggagaggccgtactCCTGCCTCCAGTGCGGAAAGTGCTTTACCCagccctccaacctgctgacccaccagcggatccacacccgCGAGAGACCGTTCtcctgctccgagtgcgggaagggtttTGCTGTTTCCTCTAACCTCGtggcccaccggcgggtccacacgggggagaggccattcagctgccccgagtgcgggaaggccttcagcaattcctctgccctgcttagGCACCAGCGCGTTCACACCGGAGAGAAGCCGTTctcctgcccagagtgcgggaaggggtttacccgctcctccacactgctgacccaccagcgggtccacacaggggagaggccattcagctgccccgagtgcaggaaggccttcagcgattcctccgctctgctgaagcaccagcgagtccacaccggggagaggcccttcagctgccctgagtgcggaaAGAGGTTTACATTTTCCCGCAACTTGCGGAAGCACCAGCGGGGGCACCAGCGCTCACAACAATCAGATTCCACCGCTGACACTGCCATGAGTAACCCCCAGGACTGA